From Brachionichthys hirsutus isolate HB-005 chromosome 2, CSIRO-AGI_Bhir_v1, whole genome shotgun sequence, one genomic window encodes:
- the LOC137907102 gene encoding zinc finger protein 362-like, with translation MAEPRFNNPYFWPPPPSMPGQLDNLVLINKIKEQLMAEKIRPLHLPPTSTPSQQPLLVPASSPDGSAQHGMSVPKPQQVPGHHPQPQGSGQPDVALHARPASSSGPDGNMDDKSAVKAKGLWEDWHMRQLSEQPGRMNHRSGLAPSSRPDSHNTSEALTPTTPTSSSHNRLGGAPSVNIISGLASGPGMDHMKAGGLAGLLGPPPKTPRGRKKIKAENSSGPLLVVPYPILADQGCVTVAPKEGKTYRCKVCPLTFLTKSEMQIHSKSHTEAKPHKCPHCSKTFANASYLAQHLRIHLGIKPYHCSYCENSFRQLSHLQQHTRIHTGDRPYKCAHPGCEKAFTQLSNLQSHQRQHNKDKPYKCPNCYRAYSDSASLQIHLSVHAIKNAKAYCCSMCGRAYTSETYLMKHMSKHTVVEHLVSHQSPQRTESPSIPIRISLI, from the exons ATGGCAGAGCCTCGATTTAACAACCCGTATTTCTGGCCACCCCCTCCGTCCATGCCGGGGCAG CTGGATAACCTGGTGCTCATTAACAAGATCAAGGAGCAGCTGATGGCGGAGAAGATCAGACCCCTGCACCTGCCACCGACCTCCACTCCTTCCCAGCAGCCTCTGCTGGTGCCCGCATCGTCGCCGGACGGCAGCGCTCAGCACGGCATGTCGGTGCCAAAGCCCCAGCAGGTGCCGGGCCACCACCCGCAGCCACAGGGATCTGGGCAACCGGACGTCGCGCTGCACGCCCGCCCCGCCTCCAGCTCTGGACCGG ATGGAAATATGGACGACAAGTCGGCAGTGAAGGCCAAAGGACTGTGGGAAGACTGGCACATGAGACAGCTCAGCGAGCAGCCTGGCCGGATGAACCATCGCTCAG GTTTGGCTCCTTCATCCCGACCCGACAGCCACAACACCTCAGAGGCTCTGACCCCCACGACTCCGACCTCCAGCAGCCACAACCGCCTGGGCGGGGCCCCCTCTGTGAACATCATCTCTGGGCTGGCCAGTGGCCCCGGCATGGACCACATGAAAGCTGGAGGCCTGGCTGGACTCCTGGGCCCTCCACCTAAAACACCCCGAGGACGTAAGAAGATCAAAGCTGAAAACTCGTCCGGTCCCCTGCTGGTGGTGCCGTACCCCATCCTAGCCGACCAAGGCTGCGTTACTGTCGCACCCAAAGAGGGCAAAACCTACAG ATGCAAAGTGTGTCCGCTCACCTTTTTAACCAAGTCGGAGATGCAGATTCACTCCAAGTCCCACACGGAGGCCAAACCACACAAGTGTCCCCACTGCTCCAAGACGTTTGCCAACGCCTCCTACCTGGCCCAGCACCTGCGCATCCACCTGGGGATCAAACCCTACCACTGCTCCTACTGTGAGAACTCGTTCCGTCagctttcacacctgcagcagcacaccAG aatccacactggtgacaGGCCTTATAAATGTGCTCACCCTGGATGTGAAAAGGCTTTTACCCAGCTGTCTAACCTCCAG TCGCACCAGAggcagcacaataaagacaaGCCCTATAAATGTCCTAACTGCTACCGTGCCTACTCGGACTCCGCATCATTGCAGATCCACTTGTCGGTGCACGCCATCAAAAACGCCAAGGCCTATTGCTGTAGCATGTGCGGCCGTGCATACACCTCA GAGACCTACCTTATGAAGCACATGTCCAAACACACAGTGGTGGAGCACCTAGTGAGCCACCAGTCGCCTCAGAGGACAGAGTCCCCCAGCATCCCCATACGCATCTCCCTCATCTAA
- the si:ch211-112c15.8 gene encoding tumor necrosis factor receptor superfamily member 1A — translation MDSLWVFQLVLVFLSNAQSYPEVASAVCHPSCPRGYYAAERCTTPAGKYRCEKCSNGETFTAVNNTVDKCRLCGHCRHYEVVKRPCTSQSEVVCECREGYYYDANALCRQCPSKTYGNEMENKNYQRCLENSSCRRTCRLTVLRSSISTTSTSVPTTGAATNMLNPVVDPVPAVNQTAWFCLSGALVIFLGLLWLLLFFNRKAITCPCCPCWSAKRHLQSPNEDPDFHVQCSQGGNDLTTLTFKMSEESLAMDVSQHPGTPEHPAYITHLLPVPEAARPDKQPERWPATVLYAIIKEVPLRRWKEFLRLLAVADQQLERFELEAGLGVGSMERQYQMLKFWSQSSSASMDAIFSALHSMDLSGCAQQLQDSLEKLHWRWEQQRGFTDHVFSGGIQDS, via the exons ATGGACTCTCTCTGG GTTTTCCAGTTGGTTCTCGTCTTCCTTTCCAATGCACAAAGTTACCCTGAAGTGGCCAGTGCGGTGTGCCATCCATCGTGCCCGAGGG GATATTATGCAGCGGAGCGATGCACAACTCCAGCAGGGAAATACAGATGTGAAAAATGTAGCAATGGTGAAACGTTCACGGCCGTAAATAACACGGTGGACAAATGCCGATTGTGTGGTCACTGTCGTC ATTATGAGGTGGTGAAAAGACCTTGCACATCCCAAAGTGAGGTGGTTTGTGAATGCAGAGAAGGATACTACTACGACGCAAATGCACTTTGTCGACAATGCCCCAGTAAAACTTACGGTAA CGAAATGGAGAACAAGAATTATCAAAG ATGTTTGGAGAATTCTTCTTGTCGGAGGACGTGCAGATTAACAGTGTTGCGCTCCTCCATTTCTACAACATCAACATCCGTGCCTACGACTGGAGCGGCAACCAACATGCTGAATCCGGTTGTGGATCCAGTTCCAG CAGTGAACCAAACCGCCTGGTTCTGCCTCTCTGGGGCGCTGGTGATATTTCTGGGGCTCTTATGGCTCCTGTTATTCTTCAATAGAAAAGCCATCACATGTCCATGTTGTCCCTGCTGGAGTGCGAAAAGACACCTGCAGTCCCCAAATGAGGACCCCGATTTCCATG TCCAATGCAGTCAAGGAGGCAACGATCTAACCACACTG acatttaaaatgtcagagGAAAGCCTTGCGATGGACGTCAGTCAGCATCCAGGTACACCCGAGCATCCGGCTTACATCACTCATCTCCTGCCAGTTCCTGAGG CTGCCAGACCAGACAAGCAGCCAGAGCGCTGGCCGGCCACCGTCCTTTACGCCATCATCAAGGAGGTGCCCTTACGTAGGTGGAAGGAGTTCTTGCGTCTGCTCGCCGTGGCGGATCAACAGCTGGAGCGCTTTGAGCTGGAGGCCGGTTTAGGAGTGGGCTCCATGGAAAGGCAGTACCAGATGCTGAAGTTCTGGAGCCAGAGCTCCTCTGCAAGCATGGATGCGATTTTCTCTGCCTTGCACTCCATGGATTTATCAGGTTGtgctcagcagctgcaggacagcttGGAGAAGCTGCATTGGAGATGGGAGCAGCAGCGAGGATTTACTGACCATGTTTTTAGCGGTGGAATTCAGGACTCCTGA
- the alas2 gene encoding 5-aminolevulinate synthase, erythroid-specific, mitochondrial, which produces MAAFLHQCPFLKSVPKPALRKTGATLMNLAYQCPIITRQISVSRSASLDAKLSISPNQAAVKTNKLPTTHQRRFAQTAAMVAVSVSKDCPFVTNQIGMVRASPEVQEDVQEGLMNSLLKDFKNSILPRSPQTNVVTHLLKDSMVGPSYDYDRFFNEKIAGKKKDHTYRVFKTVNRNAEAFPFAEDYSVLGREGSQVSVWCSNDYLGMSQHPRVLSAIRDGLDRHGAGAGGTRNISGTSNIHVSLEKELAMLHQKDAALVFSSCFVANDSTLFTLAKRLPGCEIYSDAGNHASMIQGIRNSGAKRFIFRHNDSQHLEELLKRSEPMTPKIVAFETVHSMDGAICPLEELCDVAHRYGALTFVDEVHAVGLYGAHGAGVGERDNVMHKIDIVSGTLGKAYGCVGGYIASSAALVDTVRSFAAGFIFTTSLPPMVLAGALESVQILKSSEGQALRRAHQRNVKHMRQLLMDKGLPVVNCPSHIIPIHVGNAELNTKVCDALLERHNIYVQAINYPTVPRGEELLRLAPSPHHDPTMMEYFADKLVEVWQEAGLLLNSPATASCAFCDRPLHFDLMSEWEKSYFGNMEPQYITVSA; this is translated from the exons ATGGCTGCTTTCCTTCATCAATGTCCCTTCCTGAAGTCTGTCCCAAAGCCAGCTTTGAGGAAAACAGGTGCCACCTTGATGAATCTGGCCTATCAATGCCCCATCATCACTCGCCAGATCAGTGTGAGCCGATCGGCCTCCCTGGATGCCAAACTGAGCATCTCGCCGAATCAAGCAGCCGTCAAGACTAACAAACTTCCCACAACTCACCAAAGGAGGTTTGCGCAGACAGCTGCAATGGTGGCCGTGTCTGTTTCGAAGGACTGCCCCTTTGTCACCAATCAGATCGGGATGGTCCGAGCCAGCCCCGAAGTACAGGAGGATGTCCAAGAAG GTTTGATGAATTCCCTGTTGAAGGATTTTAAGAATTCTATCCTCCCAAGATCCCCACAAACCAATGTGGTCACCCACCTCCTCAAAGACAGCATGG TTGGGCCCAGCTATGACTATGATCGCTTCTTCAATGAGAAGATTGCTGGGAAAAAGAAGGACCACACATACAGAGTTTTTAAGACCGTAAACAGGAACGCTGAGGCTTTCCCTTTTGCTGAGGATTACTCCGTTTTGGGGCGTGAAGGGTCCCAGGTGTCCGTCTGGTGCAGCAATGACTACCTGGGGATGAGTCAGCACCCAAGGGTCCTAAGTGCAATCAG AGACGGCCTGGACAGACATGGTGCAGGAGCAGGTGGGACCAGGAACATCTCAGGCACCAGCAACATCCATGTGTctctggagaaggagctggCCATGTTGCACCAGAAAGATGCAGCTCTggtcttctcctcctgctttgTGGCAAATGACTCCACCCTGTTCACTTTGGCTAAAAGGCTTCCAG GGTGCGAGATCTACTCGGATGCAGGGAACCACGCATCAATGATTCAGGGCATCAGGAACAGCGGAGCCAAGCGCTTCATCTTTCGCCACAATGACAGCCAGCACCTGGAAGAGCTGCTGAAGCGCTCTGAACCCATGACACCCAAAATCGTGGCATTTGAGACCGTGCACTCAATGGATG GTGCCATATGTCCTCTGGAGGAGCTGTGTGACGTGGCTCACCGTTACGGAGCTCTGACTTTTGTTGATGAAGTTCACGCTGTGGGCCTGTATGGAGCCCATGGAGCTGGGGTGGGAGAGAGGGACAACGTTATGCACAAGATTGACATTGTGTCCGGAACTTTGG GCAAAGCCTACGGCTGTGTCGGAGGCTACATCGCCAGCAGCGCTGCCCTCGTGGACACAGTGCGCTCCTTCGCAGCCGGCTTCATCTTCACCACCTCTCTGCCGCCGATGGTCCTGGCCGGAGCCCTAGAGTCCGTCCAAATCCTGAAGAGCTCTGAGGGCCAGGCGCTCCGCAGAGCCCACCAGAGGAACGTCAAGCACATGAGGCAGCTGCTCATGGACAAGGGTCTGCCGGTGGTCAACTGTCCCAGCCACATCATTCCCATTCAT GTGGGCAACGCTGAGCTGAACACCAAGGTGTGCGACGCCCTGCTGGAGAGACACAACATCTACGTCCAGGCCATCAACTACCCGACAGTTCCTCGTGGTGAGGAGCTGCTGCGTCTTGCTCCTTCTCCTCATCACGACCCCACCATGATGGAGTACTTTGCGG ATAAACTGGTGGAAGTGTGGCAGGAGGCGGGTCTCCTGCTCAACAGCCCGGCCACGGCCTCCTGCGCTTTCTGTGACCGTCCACTTCACTTTGACCTCATGAGTGAGTGGGAGAAATCCTACTTCGGCAACATGGAACCACAATATATCACCGTGTCAGCCTAA